A window of Cellulomonas fimi contains these coding sequences:
- a CDS encoding 3-oxoacyl-ACP synthase III family protein, with translation MLSRSTVPSLPVRVLGTGVHRPSRVVLSSELDAAHGRDAGTSEARSGVRSRRWASAEETSSVMAAAAVRQALDAAGLDAGDLDAVVVSAVAPEQPMPTTAVLTAAHLGVPGGRVAALDVNASCVGFLTALDLASTAVAVGRWERVAVVATEIASKGLDHREVEGSALFGDGAAAVVVGPTGPDDGAAVLASASGVWPDARAACRIDAGGTRFNVTTPPDDPSAYLFRMDGAALLRQVARHLPGFLRDLEARAGLGVGEVDVVVPHQASAVGLRYLRERVGVHPDAVVDILADHGNQVSASVPTALHHAVTSGRLRRGGTALLLGTGAGLALSATMLRY, from the coding sequence GTGCTGAGCCGGTCCACCGTCCCGTCCCTGCCCGTCCGGGTGCTGGGGACGGGTGTCCACCGCCCGTCCCGTGTCGTCCTGTCCTCCGAGCTCGACGCCGCGCACGGGCGCGACGCCGGCACGTCGGAGGCGCGGTCCGGGGTGCGCTCGCGCCGCTGGGCGTCGGCGGAGGAGACGTCGTCGGTGATGGCGGCGGCCGCGGTGCGGCAGGCACTCGACGCTGCCGGCCTCGACGCCGGTGACCTCGACGCGGTGGTCGTGTCGGCCGTCGCGCCCGAGCAGCCCATGCCGACGACCGCGGTCCTCACGGCCGCGCACCTCGGCGTGCCCGGCGGGCGGGTCGCGGCGCTCGACGTCAACGCGTCGTGCGTCGGGTTCCTCACCGCCCTCGACCTCGCGTCGACGGCGGTCGCGGTCGGCCGGTGGGAGCGGGTCGCGGTGGTCGCGACGGAGATCGCGTCGAAGGGCCTCGACCACCGCGAGGTCGAGGGGTCGGCGCTGTTCGGCGACGGCGCGGCCGCGGTGGTCGTCGGTCCGACCGGCCCGGACGACGGGGCCGCGGTCCTCGCGAGCGCGTCGGGCGTGTGGCCGGACGCCCGGGCGGCGTGCCGGATCGACGCGGGCGGGACGCGGTTCAACGTGACCACGCCGCCGGACGACCCGTCGGCCTACCTGTTCCGCATGGACGGCGCCGCGCTGCTGCGGCAGGTCGCGCGGCACCTGCCCGGCTTCCTGCGTGACCTGGAGGCCCGCGCCGGGCTGGGGGTCGGCGAGGTCGACGTCGTCGTGCCGCACCAGGCGAGCGCCGTGGGCCTGCGCTACCTGCGCGAACGCGTCGGGGTCCACCCGGATGCCGTGGTCGACATCCTCGCCGACCACGGCAACCAGGTGTCCGCATCGGTCCCGACCGCGCTGCACCACGCGGTGACGTCGGGCCGCCTGCGGCGCGGCGGCACGGCGCTGCTGCTGGGCACCGGCGCAGGGCTGGCGCTGTCCGCGACGATGCTGCGGTACTGA
- a CDS encoding MBL fold metallo-hydrolase produces the protein MVTVGLTLLEAGHTTHSAGVARRGAGRAQIRFPALVGVVHHAGGVVLVDTGYAPRVVEALSHGIDRVYGALLPVHVGPDESAVAQLAARGIGASEVTHVVVTHLHADHVGGLRDFPTARVVVARRAVEEAARVRGFGRLRRGLAPTLLPDDLPDRLLDPATLPPADDADLDPLAGARDLLGDGSVVVVPLPGHATGHLGVLVRTAARDVLLVGDAAWDRRAVTHGELPAPVVRLLSADWARYTGTIGALHRLAERRPDLLVLPAHDEAAIAEARAELSS, from the coding sequence GTGGTGACCGTCGGGCTGACCCTGCTGGAGGCGGGGCACACCACCCACAGCGCGGGTGTCGCGCGGCGCGGCGCGGGCCGGGCGCAGATCCGCTTCCCGGCGCTGGTCGGCGTCGTGCACCACGCGGGCGGTGTCGTGCTGGTCGACACCGGGTACGCGCCGCGCGTCGTCGAGGCGCTGTCGCACGGGATCGACCGGGTCTACGGCGCGCTGCTGCCCGTGCACGTCGGGCCGGACGAGTCGGCGGTCGCGCAGCTCGCGGCGCGCGGGATCGGCGCGTCCGAGGTCACGCACGTCGTCGTCACGCACCTGCACGCCGACCACGTCGGCGGTTTGCGGGACTTCCCGACCGCTCGCGTCGTCGTCGCTCGCCGGGCCGTCGAGGAGGCCGCGCGCGTCCGGGGGTTCGGGCGCCTCCGGCGCGGGCTCGCCCCCACGCTCCTGCCCGACGACCTGCCCGACCGGCTGCTCGACCCGGCGACCCTCCCGCCCGCCGACGACGCCGACCTCGACCCGCTGGCCGGTGCGCGGGACCTGCTCGGGGACGGATCGGTCGTCGTCGTGCCGCTGCCCGGGCACGCGACCGGTCACCTCGGCGTCCTGGTGCGCACGGCGGCGCGCGACGTGCTGCTCGTCGGCGACGCCGCCTGGGACCGGCGCGCGGTGACGCACGGCGAGCTGCCCGCGCCCGTCGTCCGGCTGCTGTCGGCGGACTGGGCGCGCTACACGGGGACGATCGGGGCTCTGCACCGGCTCGCCGAGCGTCGCCCCGACCTGCTCGTGCTGCCGGCCCACGACGAGGCCGCGATCGCCGAGGCGCGGGCGGAGCTGTCGTCGTGA
- a CDS encoding F390 synthetase-related protein produces the protein MSRARVVWHYARARRRTFADRAALVAWQDRHLRRVLRLAPRRYAFYAGTQPRALGDLPVVDKADVLARFADLNVRGVGLDECLAAARAAERGRDFGTTLRGLSVGLSSGTTGRQTAFLTSAAERDRWAGEVLARTLPDGLLAGARVTLVLRAGGPLYESVDGGRVSFRFVDLALDEERLLDEIRAADPTVLVAPPSVLVAVARAGLGVHPGRVLSVAEVLDPQDAAVVEDGLGVRVDQVYQAAEGFLGASCAHGRLHLAEDLVVVEREDAGGGRFVPVVTDLFRSSQAVLRRRVGDVLVPDDDVCPCGSPMLVVREIVGRSDDVLWLPRRGGVPGDALTVAGGGDVRPVLGAFHPDFVRAAVLAVPEVDDFRVDQTATDVLRLAVEPATAYDAARRSLELALAGAGLAVPSVVPGVVEPRDPLVKRRRVRRDPAVPAGTR, from the coding sequence GTGAGCCGTGCGCGTGTCGTCTGGCACTACGCGCGGGCGCGGCGGCGGACGTTCGCCGACCGGGCCGCGCTCGTGGCGTGGCAGGACCGGCACCTGCGCCGGGTCCTGCGGCTCGCGCCGCGCCGGTACGCGTTCTACGCGGGCACGCAGCCCCGCGCGCTCGGTGACCTGCCGGTCGTCGACAAGGCCGACGTGCTCGCGCGGTTCGCCGACCTCAACGTGCGGGGCGTCGGCCTCGACGAGTGCCTGGCCGCGGCGCGTGCGGCCGAGCGCGGCCGCGACTTCGGCACCACGCTCCGTGGGCTCTCCGTCGGGCTGTCGTCCGGGACCACGGGCCGGCAGACGGCGTTCCTCACGTCCGCGGCCGAGCGCGACCGGTGGGCGGGGGAGGTCCTCGCCCGCACCCTCCCCGACGGGTTGCTCGCCGGCGCCCGCGTGACGCTCGTCCTGCGTGCCGGCGGGCCGCTGTACGAGAGCGTCGACGGCGGCCGGGTGAGCTTCCGGTTCGTCGATCTCGCGCTCGACGAGGAGCGTCTGCTCGACGAGATCCGCGCCGCCGACCCGACCGTGCTCGTCGCTCCGCCGTCGGTGCTGGTCGCGGTCGCGCGCGCGGGCCTGGGCGTGCACCCGGGTCGCGTGCTGTCCGTGGCCGAGGTGCTCGACCCGCAGGACGCCGCGGTCGTCGAGGACGGGCTCGGCGTGCGGGTCGACCAGGTGTACCAGGCCGCCGAGGGGTTCCTCGGGGCCAGCTGCGCGCACGGCCGGCTGCACCTCGCGGAGGACCTCGTGGTCGTCGAACGCGAGGACGCGGGCGGCGGGCGGTTCGTTCCGGTCGTCACCGACCTGTTTCGCAGCAGCCAGGCCGTGCTGCGTCGCCGGGTCGGTGACGTCCTCGTGCCCGACGACGACGTCTGCCCGTGCGGTTCCCCGATGCTCGTGGTGCGCGAGATCGTCGGCCGGTCCGACGACGTCCTGTGGCTGCCGCGCCGGGGCGGGGTTCCCGGTGACGCGCTCACGGTCGCGGGCGGTGGGGACGTGCGACCGGTGCTCGGCGCGTTCCACCCCGACTTCGTGCGGGCGGCCGTGCTCGCGGTCCCTGAGGTCGACGACTTCCGTGTCGACCAGACGGCGACCGACGTGCTGCGCCTCGCGGTCGAGCCCGCCACCGCGTACGACGCCGCGCGACGCTCGCTGGAGCTCGCGCTGGCGGGCGCGGGCCTCGCCGTCCCCTCGGTCGTGCCCGGTGTCGTCGAGCCGCGCGACCCGCTGGTCAAGCGTCGACGTGTCCGGCGGGATCCGGCCGTCCCCGCAGGGACCCGCTGA
- a CDS encoding glycosyltransferase, with amino-acid sequence MSARLLLVAPPFAGHLNPLVTLGRGLRERGFDVRFATGATKVDLLRAHGFAVDALLPDDPHVFDRIADTSGPVRSNPLLLTRQLAANLRLLPRARAELDALVRRDRPDAVLADFTAPVAGMVALDHGLPWLTTMPTPFALETRTGTPSYCGGWGPARHVGHRVRDAAGRAATRVTKHAMQRVLAPAFRAAGTGVYRADGSEAAYSPTHILGLGMTELELPRDWPAAFRMVGPVTATPERGPAPRLPDGPRVLVTLGTHLPWAKEDLVEHARTLADALPGHAVVVSLGDATRSSPDPLHVDGRVHVHAHVPYDEVLPGFAAVVHHGGAGITYSAIRAGVPAVVCPQDYDQFDFAARVVAAGAGVRVRRLRGRRLGDAVRTVLDADRTRLDALAAAAAAYDPVGAVADAVSGSLRGRPDPAGHVDA; translated from the coding sequence ATGAGCGCGCGCCTGCTGCTCGTCGCGCCGCCCTTCGCCGGGCACCTCAACCCGCTCGTCACCCTCGGCCGCGGCCTGCGCGAGCGCGGGTTCGACGTCCGCTTCGCGACGGGGGCGACGAAGGTCGACCTGCTGCGGGCCCACGGCTTCGCCGTCGACGCGCTCCTGCCCGACGACCCGCACGTGTTCGACCGCATCGCCGACACGTCCGGACCGGTCAGGTCCAACCCGCTGCTGCTCACGCGCCAGCTCGCCGCGAACCTGCGGCTCCTGCCCCGCGCCCGCGCCGAGCTCGACGCGCTCGTGCGCCGCGACCGGCCTGACGCGGTGCTCGCCGACTTCACCGCGCCGGTCGCCGGCATGGTCGCGCTCGACCACGGCCTGCCCTGGCTCACGACGATGCCGACCCCGTTCGCGCTCGAGACCCGCACCGGCACACCGTCGTACTGCGGCGGGTGGGGTCCGGCCCGGCACGTCGGCCACCGCGTGCGTGACGCCGCGGGCCGCGCGGCGACGCGTGTGACCAAGCACGCGATGCAACGCGTTCTGGCCCCCGCCTTCCGCGCCGCCGGGACGGGCGTGTACCGCGCCGACGGGTCGGAGGCCGCCTACTCCCCGACGCACATCCTGGGGCTGGGCATGACCGAGCTCGAGCTACCCCGCGACTGGCCCGCGGCGTTCCGCATGGTCGGGCCGGTCACGGCGACCCCGGAGCGAGGGCCGGCACCGCGGCTGCCCGACGGTCCGCGCGTGCTCGTCACGCTCGGCACGCACCTGCCGTGGGCCAAGGAGGACCTGGTCGAGCACGCCCGCACGCTGGCCGACGCGCTCCCCGGGCACGCGGTCGTCGTGAGCCTCGGCGACGCCACGCGGTCCTCCCCCGACCCGCTCCACGTCGACGGTCGCGTGCACGTCCACGCGCACGTGCCGTACGACGAGGTCCTCCCCGGATTCGCGGCGGTCGTGCACCACGGCGGCGCGGGCATCACGTACAGCGCGATCCGCGCCGGCGTCCCGGCGGTCGTGTGCCCGCAGGACTACGACCAGTTCGACTTCGCGGCTCGCGTCGTGGCCGCCGGCGCCGGGGTGCGCGTGCGACGCCTGCGCGGCCGCCGCCTGGGCGACGCGGTGCGCACCGTGCTGGACGCGGACCGCACGCGTCTCGACGCGCTCGCCGCCGCGGCCGCGGCCTACGACCCGGTCGGTGCGGTCGCCGACGCGGTCAGCGGGTCCCTGCGGGGACGGCCGGATCCCGCCGGACACGTCGACGCTTGA
- a CDS encoding glycosyltransferase: MAEAALVVAALLVVAAAVRGGLAAASIAGATQAGGVGADEALRDVTVLVAVRSGDPLLPRVLASSVATLSPARVLLLVDDDDVAGQDAAGAAVAGRPHVEVVVCPPPAPGINPKVHKLALADVRTRTVVLLDDDTALPAGGLARLVAALGDADLATGVPVYREQGGLWSRLLAAFVNGSALVTYLPLARVGPPVSVNGMVVAFRSDDLATVGGFAALATATCDDYALARLFRAHGLRIVQTAHPALVATTVPSASDYLRVVRRWLMFAGEVVRRDLSPRLVLLVLVPTALPLVAVVLAAVSRDATAVVATLVALAGSALVTRTLRRRVTASGRSTGADLARTATPAVATAGGSAHGGVVTEDGSGRGGADLWTAPTHGGASGWLGVALEPVAAVLAPLQAVAAQVGPRTVTWRGRRVVVGIGSAP; the protein is encoded by the coding sequence ATGGCTGAGGCCGCGCTCGTCGTCGCGGCCCTCCTCGTGGTCGCGGCCGCCGTACGCGGGGGCCTCGCCGCCGCGTCGATCGCCGGGGCTACCCAGGCGGGCGGCGTCGGCGCGGACGAGGCGCTGCGTGACGTGACCGTGCTCGTCGCGGTCCGCTCGGGCGACCCGCTGCTGCCCCGGGTGCTCGCGTCGTCCGTCGCGACGCTCTCCCCCGCGCGGGTCCTGCTGCTGGTCGACGACGACGACGTCGCCGGGCAGGACGCGGCCGGCGCCGCCGTCGCAGGTCGCCCGCACGTCGAGGTCGTCGTCTGCCCGCCGCCCGCACCGGGGATCAACCCCAAGGTCCACAAGCTCGCGCTGGCCGACGTCCGCACCCGCACGGTCGTGCTGCTCGACGACGACACCGCCCTCCCCGCCGGAGGGCTCGCCCGCCTCGTCGCAGCGCTCGGCGACGCCGACCTCGCGACCGGCGTGCCCGTGTACCGGGAGCAGGGCGGGCTCTGGTCACGGCTGCTCGCGGCGTTCGTCAACGGCTCCGCGCTCGTCACCTACCTGCCGCTGGCGCGCGTCGGACCGCCCGTCAGCGTCAACGGGATGGTCGTCGCGTTCCGGAGCGACGACCTCGCGACGGTCGGCGGGTTCGCCGCGCTCGCGACCGCGACCTGCGACGACTACGCGCTCGCCCGCCTGTTCCGCGCGCACGGGCTCCGGATCGTCCAGACCGCGCACCCCGCGCTCGTCGCGACGACCGTCCCCAGCGCGTCCGACTACCTGCGGGTCGTGCGCCGCTGGCTGATGTTCGCGGGCGAGGTCGTCCGCCGGGACCTCTCGCCGCGGCTCGTGCTGCTCGTGCTCGTGCCGACCGCACTGCCGCTCGTCGCCGTCGTGCTCGCGGCGGTGTCCCGCGACGCGACGGCCGTCGTCGCGACGCTCGTCGCGCTCGCGGGGTCGGCACTCGTCACCCGGACGCTGCGACGGCGCGTCACCGCTTCCGGGAGGTCCACGGGTGCGGACCTCGCGCGCACAGCCACGCCCGCGGTGGCGACCGCCGGGGGCAGCGCGCACGGCGGGGTCGTCACCGAGGACGGCTCGGGTCGCGGCGGCGCGGACCTCTGGACGGCGCCGACGCACGGCGGCGCGTCCGGCTGGCTCGGTGTCGCGCTCGAACCGGTCGCTGCCGTGCTCGCTCCCCTCCAGGCCGTCGCCGCGCAGGTCGGGCCGCGGACGGTGACCTGGCGCGGGCGCCGTGTCGTCGTCGGGATCGGGTCCGCGCCGTGA
- a CDS encoding NAD-dependent epimerase/dehydratase family protein, with translation MRLLLTGSNGFLGTRIVADAHARGWQVVGVGRAATPSNDVAHYVRHDLSLPLPDDAVPGPVDAVVHCAALASPWAPPRAFVAANVDATRHVARWAADHGAPPLVHVSSSSVLYRDADQYDLTEDSPVPPDDELLNAYARTKRISERVVAGYPGPHAVVRPRAVFGVGDTVLLPRILRLAQTGVLPVLERRDGPPVRTDLTDVHTAAHYVNEAVERRVEGLYHLTNAQPVDLYPFLLGILARLGARPRTVRVSPSVVRGLAGAGEQVSATLLGWREPPLTRFGVSVLSRSKTFDMTRTLRDLGAPAVSLDESVDRLVRAHG, from the coding sequence ATGCGTCTCCTGCTCACCGGTTCCAACGGCTTCCTGGGGACGCGGATCGTCGCCGACGCGCACGCGCGCGGCTGGCAGGTCGTCGGCGTCGGGCGCGCGGCGACACCGTCGAACGACGTCGCGCACTACGTCCGGCACGACCTGTCGCTCCCCCTCCCTGACGACGCGGTCCCCGGGCCGGTCGACGCCGTCGTGCACTGTGCCGCCCTCGCGTCGCCGTGGGCACCGCCGCGGGCGTTCGTCGCCGCGAACGTCGACGCGACGCGGCACGTCGCGCGCTGGGCCGCCGACCACGGCGCACCGCCGCTTGTGCACGTCTCGTCGTCGTCCGTGCTCTACCGCGACGCCGACCAGTACGACCTCACCGAGGACAGCCCCGTCCCGCCCGACGACGAGCTGCTCAACGCCTACGCCCGCACCAAGCGGATCTCCGAGCGCGTCGTCGCCGGCTACCCCGGCCCGCACGCCGTGGTGCGGCCGCGGGCGGTCTTCGGCGTCGGCGACACCGTCCTGCTGCCGCGGATCCTGCGGCTCGCACAGACCGGCGTGCTGCCCGTCCTGGAGCGACGCGACGGCCCCCCGGTCCGCACCGACCTCACCGACGTCCACACCGCCGCGCACTACGTGAACGAGGCCGTCGAGCGACGCGTCGAGGGGCTCTACCACCTGACGAACGCGCAGCCCGTGGACCTGTACCCCTTCCTGCTCGGCATCCTCGCGCGGCTCGGCGCCCGGCCGCGGACCGTGCGGGTCTCGCCGTCCGTGGTGCGCGGGCTCGCGGGTGCCGGTGAGCAGGTGTCGGCGACGCTGCTCGGCTGGCGCGAGCCGCCCCTCACCCGGTTCGGCGTGTCCGTCCTGTCGCGGTCCAAGACGTTCGACATGACGCGCACGCTGCGTGACCTGGGCGCGCCGGCCGTGTCGCTCGACGAGAGCGTCGACCGGCTCGTGCGCGCGCATGGCTGA
- a CDS encoding ABC transporter permease, with the protein MTATTVPTPTAPTVPSGGPSWALRDAWTVTLRDLGHWRRQPWDLLIGLAFPLLLLLMFGYLLGGAIDVPGGYIEFLFPGMLAVTMAFGLESTMTAVANDVQRGVTDRFRSLPMSRSAVLLGRAFADMLSSVVGLLVLLVGGLAVGWRWHEGLGNALVALGLLLLLRFAFLWLGIWLGLLFRGQGGVTAVQILVWPFAFLSNAFVPISTMPGWIEALSAWNPITATIAATRDLFGNPTVASTGWASEHALLLAVVWPVVLVGVFGVLSVRRWTRLGR; encoded by the coding sequence ATGACCGCGACCACCGTCCCCACCCCGACCGCGCCGACCGTCCCGTCGGGCGGCCCGTCGTGGGCCCTGCGCGACGCCTGGACCGTCACCCTGCGCGACCTCGGGCACTGGCGCCGCCAGCCCTGGGACCTGCTCATCGGGCTCGCGTTCCCGCTGCTCCTGCTGCTGATGTTCGGCTACCTGCTCGGCGGCGCGATCGACGTCCCCGGCGGGTACATCGAGTTCCTGTTCCCGGGCATGCTGGCCGTCACCATGGCCTTCGGGCTGGAGTCGACGATGACGGCCGTCGCGAACGACGTGCAGCGGGGCGTGACCGACCGGTTCCGGTCGCTGCCGATGTCCCGGTCCGCGGTCCTCCTCGGCCGGGCGTTCGCGGACATGCTCTCCTCCGTCGTCGGGCTGCTCGTGCTGCTCGTCGGCGGCCTCGCCGTCGGGTGGCGCTGGCACGAAGGGCTCGGCAACGCGCTCGTCGCGCTCGGGCTGCTGCTCCTGCTCCGCTTCGCGTTCCTGTGGCTCGGCATCTGGCTCGGGCTGCTGTTCCGCGGGCAGGGCGGCGTGACGGCGGTGCAGATCCTCGTGTGGCCGTTCGCGTTCCTGTCGAACGCGTTCGTCCCGATCTCGACGATGCCCGGGTGGATCGAGGCGCTGTCGGCGTGGAACCCGATCACCGCGACCATCGCCGCGACGCGCGACCTGTTCGGCAACCCGACCGTCGCGAGCACGGGCTGGGCGTCCGAGCACGCGCTGCTGCTCGCCGTCGTGTGGCCCGTCGTCCTCGTCGGGGTGTTCGGCGTTCTGTCCGTGCGGCGCTGGACACGTCTGGGTCGCTGA
- a CDS encoding ATP-binding cassette domain-containing protein, with amino-acid sequence MPTSTGSPTTRAATTAASDVPAVRVRGLTRRYGDTTVLDGLDLDVEHGTVHALLGPNGAGKTTTVRIVSTLLDPHGGTAHVAGFDVVRDAAQARRRLGLVGQHAAVDEILGGRDNLVMFGRLSHLGTRAARRRADELLERFDLADAADRPVATYSGGMRRRLDLAAGLVLDPQVLLLDEPTTGLDPGGRREVWRAVRDLVAGGTAVLLTTQYLEEVDQLASQVSVLAHGRLVARGTPDELKASIGQDRLDVVVRTEADLPAARAALDAVGTDVETDVATRRVTATVADRVAALTHVVRTLDDARVPVDDVALRRPTLDEAFLHLTGAPAEAPVDAPAGSTAGPATDTAPAATAEEVSR; translated from the coding sequence ATGCCCACGTCCACCGGATCCCCGACCACCCGCGCGGCCACGACGGCCGCATCCGACGTGCCCGCCGTCCGCGTCCGCGGGCTCACCCGCCGCTACGGCGACACCACCGTGCTCGACGGGCTCGACCTCGACGTCGAGCACGGCACCGTCCACGCGCTGCTCGGCCCCAACGGCGCCGGCAAGACGACCACCGTCCGCATCGTCTCCACGCTGCTCGACCCGCACGGCGGCACCGCGCACGTCGCCGGGTTCGACGTGGTGCGGGACGCCGCGCAGGCGCGCCGCCGCCTCGGGCTCGTCGGCCAGCACGCCGCCGTCGACGAGATCCTCGGCGGCCGCGACAACCTCGTCATGTTCGGCCGCCTCTCGCACCTCGGCACGCGCGCCGCCCGGCGTCGCGCCGACGAGCTGCTCGAACGGTTCGACCTCGCCGACGCCGCCGACCGGCCCGTCGCGACCTACTCGGGCGGCATGCGGCGACGGCTCGACCTCGCCGCCGGGCTCGTCCTCGACCCGCAGGTCCTGCTCCTCGACGAGCCGACGACGGGCCTCGACCCCGGCGGGCGCCGCGAGGTGTGGCGAGCGGTGCGCGACCTCGTCGCGGGCGGGACCGCGGTGCTGCTCACCACGCAGTACCTGGAGGAGGTGGACCAGCTCGCGTCCCAGGTGAGCGTGCTCGCGCACGGCCGGCTCGTCGCCCGCGGGACGCCCGACGAGCTCAAGGCGTCGATCGGGCAGGACCGGCTCGACGTCGTAGTCCGCACCGAGGCCGACCTGCCCGCGGCGCGCGCGGCCCTCGACGCCGTCGGCACCGACGTCGAGACGGACGTCGCCACCCGGCGCGTCACCGCGACCGTCGCGGACCGCGTCGCCGCGCTCACGCACGTGGTCCGCACGCTCGACGACGCCCGCGTCCCCGTCGACGACGTCGCCCTGCGCCGCCCGACCCTCGACGAGGCGTTCCTGCACCTCACCGGGGCTCCGGCCGAGGCCCCGGTCGACGCGCCGGCCGGGTCGACGGCCGGCCCCGCCACCGACACCGCCCCCGCCGCGACCGCCGAGGAGGTCTCCCGATGA
- a CDS encoding TetR/AcrR family transcriptional regulator encodes MTEHTGTHTGTGDPARSMALLWRTAEPAAPRGRGAAAGLSVDRVVETAVMLADAEGLAALSMRRVATELGVGAMTLYTWVPGKAELVDLMVDAVLGEVVDALGGLTDAADASTVAPAGWRDRLEAVARANWAVLERHTWLLQVATMGRPPLGPNVMAKYEVELRAVDGTGLDEVTMDAVVTLVNGFVSGAARGVLDRAQAERLTGISEDQWWEATAPYVDQVFDADTYPTVARVGPVAGEANQAAYDPYRAFEFGLARLLDGVAVLVDATR; translated from the coding sequence ATGACCGAGCACACCGGGACGCACACCGGGACCGGCGACCCCGCCCGCAGCATGGCCCTGCTCTGGCGCACCGCCGAGCCCGCCGCCCCGCGCGGCCGCGGCGCTGCCGCCGGGCTGTCCGTGGACCGCGTCGTCGAGACCGCCGTGATGCTCGCGGACGCCGAGGGCCTCGCCGCGCTGTCGATGCGCCGCGTCGCGACCGAGCTCGGCGTGGGCGCGATGACCCTCTACACGTGGGTCCCCGGCAAGGCCGAGCTCGTCGACCTCATGGTCGACGCCGTGCTGGGGGAGGTCGTCGATGCGCTCGGCGGCCTCACCGACGCCGCCGACGCGTCGACCGTCGCACCCGCCGGCTGGCGCGACCGGCTGGAGGCCGTCGCCCGCGCCAACTGGGCCGTCCTCGAACGCCACACCTGGCTCCTGCAGGTCGCGACGATGGGCCGCCCCCCGCTCGGGCCGAACGTCATGGCGAAGTACGAGGTCGAGCTCCGCGCGGTCGATGGCACCGGCCTCGACGAGGTCACCATGGACGCCGTCGTCACCCTCGTGAACGGGTTCGTCTCGGGCGCGGCGCGCGGCGTCCTCGACCGTGCGCAGGCCGAGCGCCTCACCGGCATCAGCGAGGACCAGTGGTGGGAGGCGACCGCGCCCTACGTCGACCAGGTCTTCGACGCCGACACCTACCCGACCGTCGCGCGCGTCGGCCCCGTCGCGGGCGAGGCCAACCAGGCGGCGTACGACCCGTACCGCGCGTTCGAGTTCGGCCTCGCGCGCCTCCTCGACGGCGTCGCCGTCCTCGTCGACGCCACGCGCTGA